Proteins co-encoded in one Bremerella sp. TYQ1 genomic window:
- a CDS encoding Gfo/Idh/MocA family protein, which produces MIKVGIVGVGFMSWIHYLAYQKVRGMKVTSFCSRDPKKQKGDWRGIKGNFGPPGEKIDVSKMTVYATLDELLADDSIDMVDICLPPALHEEATIAALKAGKHVLVEKPIALDPAAAKRMQKAAEKSGKLLLTAHVLPFFAEFNFALEAARSGKFGNLLGGHFKRLINDPTWIPDFYDLEKVGGPLLDLHIHDAHFIRLMFGMPKSVSSVGRMRGDCVEYFTSQYGFGEDNYVVTATSGVLHQAARSFTHGFEIHFEEATLMLDFAVIDDAPVVSMPLTVLPKKGKSKQPKLKGGDPVDSFVAELKEVEKSILEGKPSDILGGEIAVDALVLCQKQADSVAKGKTVRV; this is translated from the coding sequence ATGATCAAAGTTGGCATCGTCGGCGTCGGTTTTATGAGCTGGATTCACTACCTTGCTTACCAGAAGGTGCGAGGGATGAAAGTTACCAGCTTTTGCTCGCGTGATCCTAAAAAGCAAAAAGGGGATTGGCGAGGAATCAAAGGTAACTTTGGCCCTCCCGGCGAGAAGATCGATGTCTCGAAGATGACCGTTTACGCAACGTTAGACGAACTGCTCGCGGACGACTCGATCGACATGGTCGACATTTGCCTTCCGCCGGCGCTACATGAAGAAGCAACCATTGCAGCGTTGAAAGCGGGCAAGCATGTCCTTGTCGAAAAGCCAATTGCTCTCGATCCTGCCGCGGCCAAACGAATGCAGAAAGCAGCCGAAAAGAGCGGCAAGCTTTTGCTAACCGCTCACGTGCTGCCATTCTTCGCGGAATTCAACTTTGCGTTGGAAGCGGCACGTAGTGGCAAGTTTGGCAACCTGCTCGGCGGACACTTCAAGCGCTTGATCAACGATCCTACGTGGATTCCTGACTTCTACGATCTCGAGAAAGTTGGTGGTCCACTCCTCGACTTGCACATCCACGATGCTCACTTTATTCGCCTGATGTTTGGCATGCCTAAGAGTGTCAGTAGCGTTGGACGCATGCGAGGCGATTGCGTCGAGTACTTCACCTCGCAGTACGGCTTCGGCGAAGACAACTATGTCGTCACTGCGACCAGCGGCGTGCTTCACCAGGCTGCTCGGAGTTTCACGCATGGTTTTGAAATTCACTTTGAAGAAGCAACGTTAATGCTCGACTTCGCGGTAATCGATGATGCTCCCGTGGTTTCGATGCCGCTAACCGTTTTGCCCAAGAAAGGGAAGTCGAAGCAGCCGAAGCTCAAAGGAGGCGACCCGGTTGATTCGTTCGTCGCCGAGTTGAAAGAAGTCGAAAAGAGCATCCTCGAAGGAAAGCCATCCGATATCCTAGGTGGTGAAATTGCCGTCGACGCATTGGTGCTGTGCCAAAAACAAGCCGATTCGGTCGCCAAAGGGAAGACTGTCCGAGTTTAA
- the ribA gene encoding GTP cyclohydrolase II — protein MSHRFSTVQAAVDAIKAGKVIIVVDAEDRENEGDFVAAAEKTTPEVVNFMITQGRGLLCAACLPDVCERLELTPLVENNNAPLRTAFTTPIDHKNAKTGITAKERSETIMSMVDEKSTADDFVRPGHVYPLLAKEGGVLRRAGHTEASVDLARMAGLTPAGSLCEILNEEGDRATRDELIALAEKHNLEIISIEQLISHRRVNEKLVERGAEAKLPTSFGEFDIIVYDVKYESQEPVAIAMGDLTSVEAPLVRLHSSCFTGDLINSLRCDCGDQLKMALQQISEEGVGALIYLPQEGRGIGLKAKIRAYALQDQGLDTVEANHALGFKSDMRDYGVGIQILKDLGLSKIRLLTNNPKKTDAFIYGGFDLEVVDQVAIHPEPNPHNQKYLDTKRDKMGHRLP, from the coding sequence GTGAGCCACCGTTTTTCTACCGTGCAAGCGGCCGTCGATGCGATCAAAGCTGGCAAAGTCATCATTGTTGTGGACGCCGAAGACCGGGAAAACGAAGGGGATTTTGTCGCCGCAGCGGAAAAAACCACCCCCGAAGTCGTTAATTTCATGATTACGCAGGGACGTGGACTCCTTTGTGCTGCGTGCCTGCCGGACGTCTGTGAACGCCTCGAATTGACGCCACTTGTGGAAAACAACAACGCGCCACTTCGGACTGCGTTTACCACGCCAATCGATCATAAGAACGCCAAAACTGGAATCACGGCCAAAGAGCGATCTGAGACCATAATGAGCATGGTCGACGAAAAATCGACCGCAGACGACTTCGTCCGCCCTGGCCATGTCTATCCGCTTCTAGCCAAAGAAGGGGGCGTGCTCCGCAGAGCAGGTCACACTGAAGCTTCCGTCGATTTGGCTCGCATGGCAGGTCTCACCCCGGCCGGATCGCTTTGCGAAATCCTCAACGAAGAGGGTGATCGGGCCACACGCGACGAATTGATCGCACTGGCCGAAAAACACAACCTTGAAATCATCTCGATCGAACAACTGATTTCGCATCGCCGGGTGAACGAGAAGCTTGTCGAACGTGGCGCTGAAGCCAAGCTGCCAACGTCATTCGGTGAGTTCGATATCATCGTTTACGACGTGAAATACGAATCGCAGGAACCTGTGGCGATCGCGATGGGAGACCTCACTTCAGTCGAAGCCCCACTGGTCCGACTGCACAGCAGCTGCTTTACCGGAGACTTGATCAATTCGCTGCGGTGCGACTGCGGAGATCAATTGAAGATGGCGTTGCAACAGATCAGTGAAGAAGGCGTAGGAGCATTGATTTATCTTCCGCAGGAAGGGCGTGGCATTGGGCTGAAAGCCAAGATTCGCGCCTATGCCCTCCAAGATCAAGGGCTTGATACGGTCGAAGCCAATCACGCTTTGGGCTTTAAGAGCGATATGCGTGACTACGGCGTCGGCATTCAGATTTTGAAAGACCTGGGCCTATCGAAGATTCGCCTCCTGACGAACAATCCGAAGAAAACCGATGCGTTCATCTACGGCGGGTTTGACTTGGAAGTAGTTGATCAGGTCGCCATTCATCCCGAACCCAATCCCCACAATCAGAAGTATCTCGATACTAAGCGAGACAAAATGGGGCACCGATTGCCGTAG
- a CDS encoding alpha/beta hydrolase produces MAGWKSSLLTLLVFMAVETTVFAEKPSVRLVPNQVFAEREDKTLKADLYLPPGEGPFPGILMIHGGAWAGGSRSHMATHAIFLANHGYAVATITYRFAPTHIFPAQLEDCQAGLNWLLENADEFDIDTTRIGGWGYSAGGHLACLMAAIEAEQVEGTPPLKAVVAGAAPCDFTNEPLRSERLKFFLGGSRLEVPGTYVDASPLAHVTAKCPPIFFYHGTEDDLVPMRNAEVMHDKLSSLGIPTTLYKSQGRGHLGTFIDAQAKREALKFLDGHLKLGKS; encoded by the coding sequence GTGGCTGGTTGGAAAAGTTCCCTTTTGACGCTGCTCGTCTTTATGGCGGTCGAAACAACCGTTTTCGCAGAGAAACCGTCGGTGCGTTTGGTGCCGAATCAGGTTTTTGCCGAGCGAGAAGACAAGACGTTAAAGGCCGATTTATATTTGCCGCCCGGAGAAGGTCCTTTCCCCGGGATCTTGATGATTCATGGTGGAGCTTGGGCAGGGGGCTCACGGAGCCATATGGCGACTCATGCCATCTTTTTGGCCAATCATGGCTATGCCGTCGCGACAATCACCTATCGATTCGCGCCGACGCACATCTTTCCGGCTCAATTGGAAGACTGCCAGGCTGGGCTTAATTGGCTACTCGAGAACGCAGATGAATTCGATATCGATACCACACGAATCGGCGGCTGGGGCTACTCAGCTGGTGGACATCTGGCTTGTCTGATGGCTGCCATCGAAGCGGAGCAGGTCGAAGGAACGCCTCCTTTAAAAGCAGTCGTTGCCGGTGCGGCGCCATGCGATTTCACAAACGAACCATTACGAAGCGAGCGTCTAAAGTTCTTCCTTGGCGGATCTCGCTTGGAGGTACCGGGGACTTACGTCGATGCTTCTCCATTGGCCCATGTGACGGCCAAGTGTCCTCCGATTTTCTTCTACCATGGTACCGAAGACGACTTGGTACCGATGCGAAATGCCGAAGTCATGCACGACAAGCTGTCTTCGTTGGGTATTCCAACGACACTGTATAAGTCGCAGGGCAGGGGGCATCTAGGGACTTTTATCGATGCCCAGGCAAAGCGAGAGGCATTGAAATTCCTGGACGGACATCTCAAACTCGGGAAGTCGTAA
- a CDS encoding rhamnulokinase family protein — MSEKTYLAVDLGASSGRVLGGRFDGQKLQLEEVHRFENGPTAFAGNLYWDLLKLWQNIKDGLTASGTKFGNQISSIGVDTWGVDFALLGRNDELLGNPYHYRDPRTNGMFAEAFAQVSREEIFAETGLQFMEINTLYQLLAMKKANSSVLDAAQSFLMMPDLFHWLLTGEKGNELTNATTSQLFNPVTKQWSQKLIEGFGLPGHIFGEIVDPGSVVGPLRESVLDQIGLKGTKVVRPGTHDTASAVVAVPAKSSPGEMPNWCYISSGTWSLMGVETPHPIINEQCAALNYTNEGGVYGTTRLLKNIAGLWLVQECRRIWKQNGHEYGYSDLVRMSQEATPLASFVNPDHGDFAAPQDMPAQIREFCQRTSQVVPQSDGAVIRCVLESLAMRYRVVHRNLQDLTGAKIDTIHIVGGGTQNQLLCQMAADACNCQVVAGPVEATAIGNLMLQAVAAGDIGSLAEGREVIRNSFPVVTYEPKTPTMWDDAFPRFEKMCDA; from the coding sequence ATGTCCGAAAAGACCTATCTTGCCGTCGACTTAGGTGCTTCCAGCGGTCGAGTTCTTGGTGGCCGCTTCGATGGCCAGAAATTACAGCTGGAAGAAGTCCACCGATTCGAGAACGGCCCCACGGCGTTTGCCGGCAATCTGTACTGGGATCTGCTCAAGCTTTGGCAAAACATCAAAGATGGTCTGACTGCGTCGGGAACCAAGTTTGGAAATCAAATTAGCAGTATCGGTGTTGATACCTGGGGGGTCGACTTTGCTCTGCTGGGAAGAAACGACGAGCTGCTCGGCAATCCTTACCACTACCGCGATCCACGCACCAACGGAATGTTCGCCGAAGCATTCGCTCAAGTCAGCCGAGAAGAGATCTTCGCCGAGACCGGGCTCCAGTTCATGGAGATCAACACGCTTTATCAACTGCTGGCCATGAAGAAGGCGAACAGTTCAGTCCTGGACGCCGCTCAAAGCTTTTTGATGATGCCTGACTTGTTCCATTGGCTTCTGACGGGAGAAAAAGGGAACGAACTTACCAACGCCACCACTTCGCAGCTGTTCAATCCGGTTACCAAACAGTGGTCGCAGAAGCTGATTGAAGGCTTTGGACTTCCAGGACATATCTTCGGAGAAATCGTCGATCCTGGCTCGGTCGTCGGTCCTCTTCGCGAATCGGTGCTGGACCAAATTGGGCTGAAAGGAACGAAAGTCGTTCGCCCTGGCACACACGATACGGCATCGGCCGTCGTTGCAGTTCCCGCGAAGAGCTCCCCCGGCGAGATGCCCAATTGGTGCTACATATCGAGCGGAACTTGGTCGCTGATGGGAGTTGAAACGCCACACCCGATCATCAACGAGCAGTGCGCCGCACTCAACTACACCAACGAAGGGGGCGTGTACGGCACTACGCGGCTGTTAAAGAACATTGCCGGGCTGTGGCTAGTTCAAGAGTGTCGTCGCATCTGGAAGCAAAACGGTCATGAGTATGGCTATTCCGACTTGGTCCGGATGTCGCAGGAAGCAACGCCGTTGGCCTCGTTCGTGAATCCTGACCACGGTGACTTCGCAGCTCCACAAGATATGCCGGCCCAAATTCGCGAATTCTGTCAGCGGACATCGCAAGTGGTTCCGCAGTCTGACGGAGCTGTAATTCGCTGCGTCCTGGAAAGCCTCGCCATGCGATACCGCGTTGTCCATCGTAATCTCCAAGATCTAACTGGAGCCAAGATCGACACAATCCATATCGTCGGTGGCGGCACCCAGAACCAATTGCTTTGCCAAATGGCTGCTGATGCCTGCAACTGCCAGGTCGTCGCTGGGCCGGTTGAAGCAACGGCGATTGGCAACCTCATGCTGCAAGCGGTCGCTGCGGGAGACATTGGAAGCCTGGCTGAAGGGCGCGAAGTGATTCGCAACAGCTTCCCAGTTGTGACTTACGAACCGAAAACACCAACGATGTGGGACGACGCATTCCCTCGCTTCGAAAAGATGTGTGACGCTTAA
- a CDS encoding cation:proton antiporter → MEPLEILALNLIIILAAGFVSGAVCRYYHFSSIVGYLVVGAIIGEGGFQILQTENHDLKHLAEMGALFLLFSIGTEISWEELKHVGPWILVAGFIQLIAVSVPSSFLFMMIGIPWQGAALLGAAVALSSTVLVFRALHELNVASSPAGLRSVGILLFQDMAIVPLMLAVPLLAASDGHSSFEFFRLGIVSLLFVTTIPVLAFVTHRFALPLFSLLRSRELLLLFALALLGGGCFVAHILGLPAAFGAFGAGLILGGNRFTQQVDALTLPFRESFAAVFFISLGGLLDIQALLRDPMLVLIGFPLIIAVKTLGAGLALKLSGMRWKVALIMGLGLSQVGELSFLLLSEGMESELINSSHYNQMLVLAIGTMILTPGLIKWGVRKLRDDTVLQVVKEEKAIEARETIREAVIIGVGPVARQVASRIETSGADVRFIDLNSVNTYPLIQAGFRAVTGDATKRKTLEEAEIIHANLVLVSVPDDEASVQIVKNVRGMNRHCTVLARCRYQRNRERLHLVGADYVTDEESQTALMLIGMIEKLAESESF, encoded by the coding sequence GTGGAACCGCTTGAGATCCTGGCACTCAATCTAATCATCATTCTGGCCGCTGGCTTCGTGTCAGGGGCCGTCTGTCGGTATTACCATTTCTCGTCGATTGTCGGCTACCTGGTTGTTGGCGCAATTATCGGCGAAGGTGGATTTCAGATTCTGCAAACAGAAAACCACGATCTTAAGCACCTCGCGGAAATGGGAGCATTGTTCCTCCTGTTTTCGATCGGTACCGAAATTTCGTGGGAAGAGCTGAAGCACGTTGGGCCGTGGATCTTGGTGGCCGGGTTTATTCAGCTGATCGCAGTAAGCGTTCCCTCTAGCTTTCTGTTCATGATGATAGGTATCCCATGGCAAGGAGCCGCACTTCTAGGGGCTGCCGTCGCATTGAGTTCGACAGTCCTGGTGTTTCGGGCCCTGCACGAGCTAAACGTTGCTTCCTCCCCGGCAGGTCTGCGAAGCGTCGGGATTTTACTGTTTCAAGATATGGCGATCGTTCCACTGATGCTCGCCGTTCCGCTGCTGGCCGCCTCGGATGGACATTCCAGTTTCGAATTCTTTCGGTTGGGAATTGTTTCGCTACTGTTCGTGACGACAATCCCTGTCCTCGCGTTCGTGACGCATCGCTTCGCTTTGCCGCTGTTCTCACTGCTGAGAAGTCGCGAACTGCTGCTCTTATTTGCGTTGGCACTGCTGGGCGGTGGCTGCTTTGTTGCCCATATTCTGGGCCTTCCCGCGGCCTTCGGGGCCTTCGGGGCAGGTCTGATTTTGGGAGGAAACCGTTTTACGCAGCAAGTCGATGCGTTGACGCTTCCCTTTCGCGAAAGTTTTGCGGCCGTGTTCTTCATCTCGCTCGGCGGTTTGCTTGATATCCAAGCACTGCTTCGCGATCCGATGCTGGTGCTGATTGGTTTTCCACTGATTATCGCGGTGAAAACCCTTGGTGCCGGGCTGGCTCTGAAGCTCTCGGGAATGCGATGGAAAGTCGCTTTGATCATGGGATTGGGGCTATCCCAGGTGGGGGAATTGAGCTTTCTGCTGCTCTCCGAAGGGATGGAGTCCGAACTGATCAATAGCTCGCATTACAATCAAATGCTGGTCCTGGCGATCGGGACGATGATCTTAACGCCGGGCCTGATCAAATGGGGCGTGCGAAAGCTGCGAGACGATACGGTCCTGCAAGTGGTCAAGGAAGAAAAAGCGATCGAGGCCCGCGAAACGATCCGCGAGGCTGTGATCATCGGTGTCGGGCCTGTCGCACGCCAGGTGGCATCTCGCATCGAGACATCTGGCGCAGACGTACGCTTTATCGATCTTAATTCGGTGAATACCTACCCTCTCATTCAAGCCGGATTTCGTGCTGTTACCGGAGATGCGACGAAGCGGAAAACGCTGGAAGAAGCCGAAATTATCCATGCTAATTTGGTGCTCGTTTCGGTTCCTGATGACGAAGCTTCGGTGCAGATCGTCAAGAATGTCCGCGGAATGAATCGGCATTGCACCGTCTTGGCTCGCTGTCGATATCAGCGAAACCGTGAACGGCTTCACCTGGTTGGGGCCGACTATGTGACGGACGAGGAATCGCAAACGGCATTGATGCTGATCGGCATGATCGAAAAGCTGGCCGAGAGCGAGTCGTTCTAA
- the groL gene encoding chaperonin GroEL (60 kDa chaperone family; promotes refolding of misfolded polypeptides especially under stressful conditions; forms two stacked rings of heptamers to form a barrel-shaped 14mer; ends can be capped by GroES; misfolded proteins enter the barrel where they are refolded when GroES binds) produces MAKIIAFDQEAREAIRRGVSKLAKAVKTTLGPKGRNVIIQKSFGSPTVTKDGVTVAKEVELEDVYENMGAQMVREVASKTSDVAGDGTTTATLMAEAIFNEGLKAVVSGVNPIQMKAGIEKAVNAITAELNGMAIPIKKKEEMANVGSIASNNDREIGELLADAMEKVGKDGVITVDEGKSLATEVEWVEGMQFDRGYLSPYFVTNPTSMQVELEDCYVLVFEKKISNIKDLVPVLEAVVQQSKPLLIIAEDVDGEALATLVINRLRGTFTCAAVKAPGYGDRRKAMMEDIAILTGGTAIFESLGIKLENLGLAELGRAKKVIIDKDNTTIIEGAGDTQNIKDRIAQIRREIENSTSDYDKEKLEERLAKLAGGVAKVNVGAATESEMKEKKARVEDALHATRAAAAEGILPGGGVALLRASSKVKTEDLSHDEEIGFNIVIRACRAPITTIATNAGKDGSIICEKILESKGNQGYNALTDTYEDLVKSGVIDPAKVTKTALANAASVATLLLTSDALIAEKPKADKKGGHSHDDMY; encoded by the coding sequence ATGGCAAAGATCATCGCCTTTGATCAGGAAGCCCGCGAAGCTATCCGCCGCGGCGTATCCAAGTTGGCGAAAGCCGTCAAAACGACGCTGGGCCCAAAGGGTCGTAACGTCATCATCCAAAAGTCCTTCGGCAGCCCAACGGTCACCAAAGACGGTGTCACGGTCGCCAAGGAAGTCGAACTGGAAGACGTCTATGAAAACATGGGCGCTCAAATGGTTCGTGAAGTTGCCAGCAAGACGAGCGACGTTGCCGGTGACGGTACCACGACCGCCACGCTGATGGCCGAGGCGATCTTCAACGAAGGTCTGAAGGCGGTTGTTTCCGGCGTGAATCCAATTCAAATGAAAGCCGGTATCGAAAAAGCCGTCAACGCCATCACGGCCGAACTGAACGGCATGGCCATTCCGATCAAGAAGAAGGAAGAAATGGCCAACGTTGGCTCGATCGCTTCCAACAACGATCGTGAAATCGGCGAACTGCTTGCCGACGCCATGGAAAAAGTGGGCAAGGACGGCGTCATCACCGTCGACGAAGGCAAGTCGCTTGCCACCGAAGTCGAATGGGTCGAAGGGATGCAGTTCGATCGCGGCTATCTGTCCCCTTACTTCGTGACCAATCCGACCAGCATGCAGGTCGAATTGGAAGACTGCTACGTGCTTGTCTTCGAAAAGAAGATCAGTAACATCAAGGACCTCGTTCCGGTTCTCGAAGCAGTTGTTCAGCAGAGCAAGCCACTGTTGATTATCGCAGAAGACGTCGACGGCGAAGCACTTGCTACGTTGGTCATCAACCGTCTGCGTGGTACGTTCACTTGTGCCGCTGTGAAGGCTCCTGGCTACGGCGACCGTCGTAAAGCCATGATGGAAGACATCGCCATCCTGACCGGTGGTACTGCCATCTTCGAAAGCCTCGGCATCAAGCTCGAAAACCTCGGCTTGGCGGAATTGGGTCGTGCTAAGAAGGTGATCATCGACAAAGACAACACGACGATCATCGAAGGTGCCGGCGATACCCAGAACATCAAGGATCGTATCGCCCAGATCCGTCGCGAAATCGAAAACTCGACCAGCGACTACGACAAGGAAAAGCTGGAAGAGCGTCTCGCTAAGTTGGCTGGCGGTGTCGCCAAAGTCAACGTCGGTGCTGCTACCGAAAGCGAAATGAAGGAAAAGAAGGCTCGCGTCGAAGACGCCCTGCACGCCACGCGTGCTGCCGCTGCTGAAGGCATCTTGCCTGGTGGTGGTGTTGCCCTTCTCCGTGCTTCGTCCAAGGTGAAGACTGAAGATCTGAGCCACGACGAAGAAATCGGCTTCAACATCGTTATCCGTGCGTGCCGTGCTCCGATCACCACGATCGCCACCAACGCCGGTAAAGATGGCAGCATCATCTGCGAAAAGATCTTGGAATCGAAGGGCAACCAGGGCTACAACGCCCTGACCGACACCTACGAAGACCTGGTCAAGTCGGGCGTTATCGATCCTGCCAAGGTCACCAAAACCGCTCTGGCAAACGCTGCTTCGGTCGCCACGCTGTTGCTGACTAGCGATGCTTTGATCGCTGAAAAGCCAAAGGCTGACAAGAAGGGTGGCCACAGCCACGACGACATGTACTAA
- the groES gene encoding co-chaperone GroES, translated as MATATKKKKASGNQQRLQPLGDRVVVRRDELEEKTAGGIFLPETAKNKPSRGVVISVGNGRLLEDGSRSELQVKEGDKVVFSAYAGSDTFTIGDDEVILIREDDILAVIEG; from the coding sequence ATGGCAACGGCTACGAAAAAGAAGAAGGCATCCGGCAACCAGCAACGTTTGCAGCCGCTGGGCGATCGCGTTGTCGTTCGTCGCGACGAGCTGGAAGAAAAGACCGCTGGTGGGATCTTCCTGCCGGAAACGGCTAAGAACAAGCCATCCCGCGGCGTCGTCATCAGCGTTGGCAACGGTCGACTGCTGGAAGACGGTAGCCGTAGCGAACTTCAGGTCAAAGAAGGCGACAAAGTTGTCTTCAGCGCTTATGCCGGTAGCGATACGTTCACCATTGGTGACGACGAAGTCATTCTGATCCGCGAAGACGACATCCTCGCTGTCATCGAAGGCTAG
- a CDS encoding phosphoadenylyl-sulfate reductase produces the protein MSAGKVTQEQQTTSEMLQPTPELMAELEEASQRLETATPEEIIRWGAERFGLKLTMGTAFGPEGCVILYLLSQIAPDTPVFNLDTGYQFQETLDVRDQIREKFGIDVELLKPEHTVEEYEQIHGGPLYKTNPTQCCFDRKIKVLKRGAAGKHAWISAIRRDQSEDRAKASIVGWDKKFGLVKINPLANQTKSWVWRMITEHGVPYNALHDQGYTSVGCWPCTRAVLAGEDERAGRWSGTAKTECGLHTMEDDSPNA, from the coding sequence ATGTCGGCCGGTAAAGTAACCCAAGAACAGCAAACGACTTCCGAGATGCTTCAGCCTACGCCAGAGCTTATGGCGGAGCTGGAAGAAGCTTCCCAGAGACTCGAAACGGCTACCCCAGAAGAAATTATTCGCTGGGGGGCGGAACGTTTCGGTTTGAAGCTGACGATGGGAACCGCTTTTGGTCCGGAAGGGTGTGTAATTCTTTACCTGCTCTCCCAGATTGCCCCAGATACGCCAGTATTTAATTTAGATACGGGGTACCAATTCCAGGAAACGCTCGACGTTCGCGATCAGATTCGCGAAAAGTTTGGGATCGACGTCGAACTTCTGAAGCCTGAGCATACCGTCGAGGAGTATGAGCAGATCCATGGCGGTCCGCTTTACAAAACCAACCCAACCCAGTGCTGCTTCGATCGCAAAATCAAAGTTCTCAAGCGTGGCGCAGCCGGCAAACATGCTTGGATCAGCGCGATTCGTCGCGATCAGAGCGAAGACCGCGCGAAGGCCAGCATTGTCGGTTGGGATAAAAAGTTCGGATTGGTGAAGATCAATCCGCTTGCGAATCAAACGAAGAGCTGGGTCTGGCGAATGATCACCGAGCATGGCGTTCCTTACAACGCTCTGCACGACCAAGGCTATACCAGCGTCGGCTGCTGGCCGTGCACGCGAGCCGTCCTGGCAGGCGAAGATGAACGAGCCGGCCGCTGGAGTGGTACGGCCAAAACCGAGTGCGGTTTGCACACGATGGAAGACGATAGCCCCAACGCCTAA
- a CDS encoding Rrf2 family transcriptional regulator has protein sequence MTVSAKTEYACIAMIELAARFEAGQPARLREIVEAQGIPQPFLVQIMSQLKAAGLVLSTRGATGGYRLAQAPDRITLADIFQVIEGNGDQTESNLQKPTPATEALCGVWGQICQARSRILEEVTLANLAARVAEQPDEMFYI, from the coding sequence ATGACAGTCTCGGCGAAAACCGAATACGCATGTATCGCAATGATCGAACTGGCGGCCCGCTTCGAGGCCGGTCAACCAGCTCGACTGCGCGAGATCGTCGAGGCTCAGGGGATTCCGCAACCCTTTCTCGTGCAGATCATGTCGCAACTCAAAGCGGCCGGTTTGGTGCTGAGCACACGCGGCGCCACCGGCGGCTATCGGTTAGCCCAAGCCCCTGATCGGATAACGCTGGCCGACATCTTTCAGGTCATCGAAGGCAACGGCGATCAGACCGAATCGAACCTGCAGAAACCAACGCCAGCCACGGAAGCGTTGTGCGGAGTCTGGGGGCAAATATGCCAGGCCCGTTCGCGAATCCTGGAAGAAGTGACGCTTGCCAATCTGGCAGCACGCGTTGCTGAACAACCCGACGAAATGTTCTACATCTAG